Within Amycolatopsis sp. cg5, the genomic segment ACGATCGCGACCATCGCAGGCGTGCCGCTGGGCACCTTCGTCGGCCAGCATTTCGGCTGGCGCGCGACGTTCCTCGCGGTCGCGATCCTCGGTGTCATCGACCTGATCGGCGTGATCGCGCTGGTGCCGCACCAGCCGAGGGCGGGCCACATCGGCGTCCGCCAGGAGCTGGCCGCCTTCCGCAACAAGAAGGTCTGGCTCGCGCTGGCCACCACGATGCTGAGCCAGGCGGCGCTGTACACCGCGTACACCTACATTTCGCCGCTGCTCACCGACGTCTCCGGCTTCTCGGCCGGGCTGGTGCCGCCGCTGCTGGCACTGTTCGGTGTCGGGACGTTCCTCGGCAGCGTCCTCGGCGGGCGTCTCGCGGACCGATCGCTGATGGGGACGCTGTGCGCAGGCCTGCTCGTGCTGGCCGTGATGCTCGGCGCGTTCTCGCTGGCGGCGCACAGCAAGCCCGCGATGATCGTGACCCTGTTCCTGTTCGGCGTCGGCAGTTTCCTGATCAACCCCGCGCTGCAGACCAGGGTGATGAACGAGACCGAAGGCGCGCCGACGCTGGCGAGCACGAGCAACATCTCGGCGTTCAACATCGGCAACGCGCTCGGCCCGTGGCTCGGTGGCCTCGGCATCAGCGCCGGCGCCGGTTTCCTGTCGCCGAGCTGGATCGGCGCCGGCCTGGCGGTCGCATCACTGGCCGTCGCGCTGGTGGCCGTCGGCGCGGACCGAGCGAGCAAAGAGGAGGTGACGATCGATGCCCGTCGTGAACGTGAACTGGTGGAAAGGCGCGGGTGAGCCCGAACGCCGTCAGCTGGTCTCGGAGCTGACCGAGACCGTGTCCAGGCTGGCGAAGTGCCCGCCGGAAGCGGTGACCGTGCTCATCAGCGACGTCGAAAAGGACCATTGGGGTATCGGCGGCAAGCTCGCCGCCGACCTCTGACGATCGGCCGACCGTGGGCGTGGGGGTCGTGAGTGATGCGGCCGGTTCTAACCGGTCTGAACACTCACGACCCCCAGCTTTCGAGGAGGTGTTCCATGATCAGCGTTGAACCCGGGGATCCGCGCTACGATGGGCTGACGTCCGGGCTGAACCAGCGGTATGCCGCCAAGCCCGCGCGTGTCGAACTCGTGCGCTCCACCGAGGACGTGGTCGAGGCGGTCCAGCGGGCCGTTTCCGGTGGCCAGCGGCTTTCCGTGCGCAGTGGCGGGCACTGCTTCGAGGACTTCGTGTTCAACCCGGACGTCGAGGTCGTCGTCGACCTTTCGGCCATGACCGGGGTCTATTTCGACACCGCGCGCGACGCGTACGTGGTCGAGGCGGGCGCGCGGCTGGCGGACGTCTACGAGGAGTTGTACCGAGGCTGGGGCGTGACGGTCCCTGGCGGGATCTGCTACTCGGTGGGCGCCGGCGGGCATTTCACGGGCGGCGGCTATGGGTTGCTGTCGCGCACGCACGGGCTGACCGTCGACCATCTGCACGTGGTCGAAGTCGTGGTCGTCGACGCCGACGGGACGGCGAGCGCGGTGCTGGCCGACAGGGGTTCGGACCTGTGGTGGGCGCACACCGGGGGCGGCGGCGGGAACTTCGGCGTGGTCACGCGGTTCTTCTTCCGGCCACTCGTGCGGCCGCCGTCGGAGGTGCTGCTCAGCTCGCTGTCGGTGCCTTGGTCGCGTTTGGACGAAGCCGGTTTCACCAGGCTGCTGGACGGTTACGGCCGATGGCACGCCGAGAGCGAGTCCGGGCTGTCGAGCCTGCTGACGCTCAATCACGTATGCAACGGAAGCGTCGGCCTGGTCACGCAGATCGACGCCGACGAACCGGACGCGGCCGAGGTGCTGGACGAGTACCTGCGCACGCTGCTCGGCGACTTCGAGCCGCCTCGGCGCCTGCCGTGGTTGCAGGCGACGCGTTATCTCGGCACCAGTTCGCCGGTGCTCAACGACCCGACGCTGCGGGGCGAGCACAAGTCGGCGTATGTGCGGGCGCCGCTGCCGCCCGAGCAGATCTCGCTCGCCTACCGGGAGCTGACCAGGCCTGATGTGACGAACCCGAACGCCATGCTCGTTGCGTTCTCCTACGGCGGAGCCATCGGTGACGTGGCATCCGACGCGACCGCGGTCGCGCAGCGGGACAGCATCTTCAAGCTGCTCTACCAGTCGTTCTGGTCCACTGAGGACGAAGACGCCGCGAACATCGGCTGGGTGCGGGACTTCTTCCGCTCGATGTACGCGTCCACCGGCGGTGTGCCGGTGCCGGACTCCGGCACCGACGGCTGTTACGTCAACTACCCGGACGCCGATCTGTCCTCGTCGGACTGGAACACGTCCGGAGTGCCGTGGCATACGTTGTACTACAAGGACAACTACCCGCGCCTGCAGGCGATCAAGGCGCGCTGGGATCCGTTGAACGTGTTCCGGCACGCCCAGTCGATTCAAGCGGCCGGGCCGAACCACTGCTCGAGCGCGGACTCCGGATCCGGACCCGCCCACGCGACGTAACCGTCCGGGCGGAGCAGGACGGCGGGCTGGCCGAGGTCGTGCGCGACGACGTCGACGCGGTCCTTCCAGCCGGTGACCGCGTCGCACGTCTCGCCGGTGCACAGCAGCACCGGCCTGCCGGAATGCAGCAGTTCGCTGACCGTGCTGGCGCCGATCGGGAAGTTCGGCAGGAAGCTGCCGACGAGGCCGCGCGGCGTGTAGCGGACGTTCTGCGCGGTGATCAGGTCGCTGAGGTGCGAGTTCGGCTCGTCGAAGCTCAGCAGGTCGGCGACGAGGTCGCGCAGCGGGTCGAATTCGGGGCCGGGGCGCATCAACGCGGCCTGCGCGCGGGTGTTGGCGATGACCTTCGCGGCGACCGGGCGTCGTTCGGCGTGGTAGGTGTCGAGCAGGTGCTCCGGGGCGCCCTTGAGGACCATCGCGAGCTTCCAGCCGAGGTTGAACGCGTCCTGTAAGCCCAGGTTGAGGCCTTGCCCGCCGAGTGGCGCGTGCACATGGGCGGCGTCACCGGCAAGGAAGACGTTGCCCTTGCGGTAGGTGTCGGCGAGCCGGGTGAAATCGCTGAACCGGCCGAGGAAGGTCGGCTGGTCCATCGGGACGTCGTGACCGACGATTCTGGACGTGGCCTGGTGGAGGTCGTCGAGGGTGACCTCGGCGCCGCGCTCGGGCAGCGGGTCGGTGAACTCATGGGTGAGGATTCGGCTGGGCCCCATCGGATTGACGTTGATCAGCGTCGAGCCGGTGGGCCCGTGCGTCCAGCCGCCGGGGCAGCGCGCGGGCTCGCCGAGCGTGGCGAGCCCGAGGATGCCGGCGAACGTGGCCGGTGTGCAGGTGCTTTCGATGCCTGCCAGCTTGCGCACGGTGCTGCGCGCGCCGTCCGTCCCGACGATGTAGTCGGCGGTGATGGTCTTGTCCTGGTCGGTGGTGACCGTCGTGCCGTCGAGGCCGATCACCTTGTGTCCGCGCAGGATCTCGGCGCCGTTCGCGCGTGCGCGTGCCTCGAAGAAGCGTTCGATGTCGGCCTGGGACTGGCCGACCATGGGTGGGCCTTCGATCGCGGGCGTCTCCAGTGTGAGGATCGACCGGCCCGCGAAGTGGAACGGCACTTCGAGTATCTCGTCGGGCGCGTCCGACGGCTGGGGAAGGTAGCCGCGACGCAACATCGACTGCACGGTCCTGGCGTGCAGAGTGCCCGCGCGTGGTTCGTCGTGCGTTTCGGTGAGCGTCTCGACCACCGTGGTTTCGATGCCCTGTAAGCCCAGTTCCGCGGCCAGCAGCATCCCGACCGGCCCGCCACCGACGATGAGCACCTGCGTCACGTCCGACCCCTCCTCAAGATCTGTACTTCCAGGGGTGCCCGAAATGCCGACGGGGTATTCACGCGACGACTAGCGTGGTGTGAGCGACACGAAAGACATCTCAGGTGGTTGGAAGTCAAGCCGCGGTTGTGAGTGGAGGTGGAAAGGCCTGATGTTCGTCGTAGAGGCAGCCTGTTTGCAGGCAGTGGTGGAGCTGTCCGAGGAATTTGTTGAACAGGTGTCGTTGGGCTTGGTGGTTCCAGTCTCCGGCGGCGCGGCGGGTGTCGAAGTGGCGTCGTGCTCCGGGGCTGGCTTTGAGGGAGCTGAGTGCCCAGATCGGTCCTACCGCGGCCAGGCGCCGGTTTTTGATGTGGCGGTGCTGGATCACTTTCTTGCGGCCGCTGGCGCGGGTGATCGGTGCCGATCCGGCGTAGGCCTTGAGGCCGCGGGGGTCGGTGAAGCGTGCGCGGTCGTCTCCGATCTCGGCGAGCACCGGGGGCGCGGCCAGCAGCCCGAGACCGGGGAAGCTGGTGATGATCTCGGCGTCCGGGTGCTGTTCAAAATGGGTCCGTGTCGCCTCCGCCAAGCTGTCGGCGGCCACGCAAGCGGCCTCGAATTGGTTCAGCAGAGCCGAAAACTGGATACCCATCGCGTTCTCCACCACCGGAGGCAGCCGCAGCCGATCTGCCCGGAACACGCCATAGAGCCGGTCCACGTCATGATCGATGTTGCGGCGGCGTCCGGCTTTGGTCAGCAGCGTCCGCAGCCTGGCGCGGGTCAGTCTCGCCGCGAGCGTGGGTGTGGGTGCGGCGGCCAGGACTGTGCGGGCGTCACGGCGCGCCAAGCCGCCGTCGGGCTGTCCGGCGAACGCGTCGAGCGCGGCCGGGTAGAATTCCTTGAGCAGCGAGCGGATCTGATTGCCCAGCTGCTGACGGCCCCAGACCGCGTCCTGCTGTGCTCGCGCCAGCACCCGCACCGCCTGCGCGAGGTCGGTGTCGGTAGCAGCGGCCGGTGCGCGTCGGCGTCGGTGCGCACGATGTTGGCGAGCATCACCGCGTCCGCGGCGTCGGATTTCGCGCCCGACACCTGGTGCCGGGCTCGGTAACGCGACGCCGAGAGCGGGTTGATCGCGTAGATGGTGCGCCCGGTCGCACGCAGCGCGGCGACGAGCAGGCCGTGGTCGGTCTCGATGCCGACCGGGATCGAGGTCCCGGCGGTGTCCCCGGCCTCGGCGAACAGGTCCAGCAGACGAGCGAACCCGGCCGCGTCGTCGCCGATCCGCCCTTTCGCCACCACGGTTCCGGTGTCGTCGATGATCGCGACATCGTGGTGGGTCTCAGCCCAATCGATGCCACAGAACAATGTCAAGTTGCCACGTCTCCTTCACTATTTCTGCTGCTCACGGGTCCAGGCAGGGTCACGCGGCGCCCTAATCGCGGGACTCGGCGGTCCGTCATCTCAGTAGCCGTTCGTGACTCCAGCACACCGCGGGAACCTCGTTCTGCCGAAGAGCTCGAAGCTCGGGAACACATCAATGAGGTCACCTCCCGCGACGGACTCGAGCAACGACATCTCACCACCACGAACACCAGCCCACCGGCAGACGCGCCGTTCTTTCGTAAGCCGTCGAACGACTGGAGCAACACGGGCGTCGCCCACCGGCGGACCAGCACCAACCAACCCAACAGCCGCGCCTGTCTTTCTGAAGACGTCACACGTCTGGACCTACCGGGCGTCAGCTATCGGCTGGAAAACCAATCCCTACAAAACGATTAGGAGCAACATCGTGAATGTCGCGGAAGTGCTTTCCGACGGTTTCGGCCGAGTCCGTGAGGTGGCGCGCGGCGCCGTCGCGGACCTGGACGTCGACCAGCTGACCTGGCGCGTCGACGGCTCGGGCAACTCGATCGCGTGGCTGATCTGGCACCTGACCCGGATCCAGGACGACCACCTGGCCGACGCCGGCGGCTACGAGCAGCTGTGGACCGCGGAGGGCTGGAGTTCGCGGTTCGCGCTGCCGTTCGACGACAGCGCGACGGGTTACGGCCACACCTACGAGGAGGTCGGCCAGGTCCGCGCGGAGGGCTCGCTGCTGCTCGGCTACCTCGACGTGGTGCACGAGCGCACGCTCAAGTTCTTGTCCGGGCTCGCGGACGCCGATCTCGACCGGGTGGTCGACGAGTCGTGGGATCCGGCGGTGACGCTGGGCGTGCGCCTGGTGAGCGTGATTTCGGACGGCCTTCAGCACGCGGGCCAGGCGGCCTTCGTCAACGGCCTGCTGCCCTCGAGGAGTTCGTGATGAAGCAGTACCTGCTGGCCGTCCAGCTGGACGAGACCGTGCCGTTCGGGACCGAAGCGGAGGTCCAGGCCATGATGGCCAGGACCGGCAAGGTCACCGAGGAGATGAAGTCCGCAGGGGCGTGGGTGTTCGTCGGCGGCCTGGAGAACTCGGACGCCGCCACGGTCGTCCGCCCCGGCAACGGCACCACGACCATCACCGACGGCCCGTTCGCCGAGACCAAGGAACAGCTCGGCGGATTCTGGGTGATCAACGCCGAAGACCACGACCAGGCACTCGCCTGGGCCGCGAAGTGCGCGACCGCCTGCGGCCAGGCGATCGAGGTCCGCCCGTTCGACGACGGGACACGCAGGCGTTGATCGATCTCGACGGCGTTTACCGGGCCGAGTACGGCCGTTGCGTGGCCACCTTGACCCGCCTGCTCGGCGACATCGGGCTCGCGGAGGAGGCCGTGCAGGACGCGTTCGCGGTCGCCGTCCAGAAATGGGACGAGCTGCCCCCGAACCCCGGCGCGTGGATCGTCACCACCGCCCGCAACCGCGCGATCGACCGGTTGAGGCGCGAGTCGACCCGCGAAGCCCGGCACGCGCAAGCGTTGCTGCTGCAGCAGGCCGACGAGCCCGCGGAGATCGGTCCGGTGCGCGACGACCAGCTCCGCATGATCTTCACCTGCTGTCACCCGGCGCTGTCCCCGCTGGCGCAGACCGCGCTCACGTTGCGCCTGCTCGGTGGGCTGGAGGTCGCGGAGATCGCTCGCGCTTACCTGGTGCCGGAAGCGACCATTTCCCAGCGGATCGTCCGCGCCAAGAAGAAGATCCGCGATGCCGGCATCCCGTACCGCGTACCCGGGCAGGACGAGCTTCCCGAGCGGTTGGCGTCGGTGCTGACCGTGCTGTATCTCGTCTTCAACGAGGGCTACACGTCCACGTCGGGTGCTTTGGTGCGGACGGACTTGTCCGGTGAGGCGGTGCGGCTGGCCCGTGCGCTCGCCGAGCTGATGCCGGACGAGCCCGAGGTGATCGGGCTGCTGGCGCTGCTCCTGCTCACCGAGGCCCGACGGCCCGCGCGGGTCGGGCCGTCGGGGGAGCTGGTGGTGCTCGCGGAGCAGGACCGGTCGTTGTGGAACCGGGAGTTGATCGCGCAGGGACACGAGCTGGTGCGCGAGTGCCTGCGTCGTGGCACGCCGGGGCCGTATCAGCTGCAGGCCGCGATCAACGCCGTGCACACGGACGGGCCCGCGACCGACTGGCCGCAGGTGCTCGCGCTCTACGACCAGCTGCTCCGGCACAGCCCGTCGCCGATCGTGGCGCTCAACCGCGCGGTCGCCGTCGCGGAGGTGCACGGGCCCGCGCTCGCGCTGGCCACGATCGAGGACTTGGACCTGCCCGGATATCACCTGCTTCCGGCGACCCGGGCCGACCTGCTGTCCCGCCTGGGGCGGTCCGCGGACGCGGCCGCCGCCTACGACGAGGCGATCGCTCTGGTCACCAACGCGACCGAGCGGACCTTCCTTGAGGGGCGGCGCGCTCAGCTGACCTAGCGCTGGGGTCGTGAGTGGTACGGCCGGTTCTAACCGGCCGTACCACTCACGACCCGAGTCGTCGGGTTAGTCGGCGTGCTCGGGCGCGAAATAGTCCCGCATCAACGCGATCTTCCCGTCTCGCAGCCGGAAGATCTGCGCGAGTGACATGAACGTGGTCTCTCCATCCGTGTCGTAGGCCGTGTCGATCTCCGTGATGAACACGTCCGGATCCGACGTCACGTGCAACGTGTAGCTCGACTTGCTGATATCGACCTTGCGCTCGGGCCCCGCGGGCCGGGCGTAGTACTCGGCCAAACCGGCCCGGATCGCGTCCCGGCCGGAAAGGCGGCGCGGGAACGGGTGGCCGTCGGGCACGAGCGGCGCTTCGAGGACGCCGTCGGAGGTGAACATGTCGGCCAAGGCGGCGGCGTCGCGGGTCATGCCGCAGTAGACGTAGCGATCGAACAGTTTTTGTAGGTTCTCCACTCTTAATCGTCGCACGCCGCCGAGATCGGCGGCAACGGACCTTCGGGCAGTCCTGTGTGGACGCCCGCGCGCTGTCGTTGATTCGCTGCCGAAATCGTGACCACGAAACTTGGTCACCGCTGGTATCTGCGGACCCGGCCGACGCTCCTGCCCATACCACGAAAGCCCCACGAGAGGGAAGGCCAATGAGTGCTGTCGGTGATTGGACATTGCACTACAGCTGGGGGAACACGAACAACTTCGGGCAGACGCCGCTCAGCCTGAAGAGCAACGGGACGTTCACGGGTTCGCTGGCGGGGAAGTGGCGGCAGCAGGACGGGACGCTGCTGCTCAGCTTCGACACCGGCCCGGCGAAGTACGGCGGGACGGTCGACGCGAGTGTCGCTTCGGGGGCGATGTCGACGTTCGGCGGGCTCGCCGGAACCTGGTACATGCTCAAGCAGGGCGTGGTGGGCGCCACCGCCGAAGTGGTCGGCTCGGTCGACGCCGCAGGCAACAAGGCGTAATTCGAGAAAGGCGTAAGTCATGCACCGCCATTCGCTTCACTGCATCATTCCACCGCACATGCTCGAGCAGATCGCCGAGCGCGCGCCCGACGCCGAAACGCGCAACGCGGCGCTGCGCGCGTTGTCGGTCGACCACAGTGTGCGTGCCGTCCGGATGACCGAGCACTTCACCCGCCCTCGCACCACGCCGGCCACTCAATCGCTGACGCCGCACCTGCAGCGTTTCCTCTACTCGGCCGAGAACAAGCAGACGCTGCCGGGCAAACTCATCCGCGCCGAAGGCCAAGGCGCGAGCGGTGACGTCACGGTCGACGAGGCCTACGACGGGCTCGGCGCGACGTTCAAGCTCTACTGGGACATTTACCAGCGCAATTCCATCGACAACCTGGGCATGGACCTGAAAGGCACTGTCCACTTCGGAGTCAAGTACAACAATGCCTTCTGGAACGGCAGCCAGATGGTGTTCGGAGACGGCGACGGCGTCATCTTCAACCGCTTCACCATCGCCGTCGACGTGATGGGCCACGAGCTCACCCACGGCGTCACCGGCCATCAGGCTGGCCTGGTCTACCACGACCAGCCGGGTGCGCTGAACGAGTCGATGTCGGACGTGTTCGGCTCGCTCGTCAAGCAGTACGCGCTCAACCAGACCGCGGCGCAGGCCGACTGGCTGATCGGGAAGGGACTGCTCGCGGCCGGTATCAACGGCGTCGCGCTGCGGTCGATGAAGGCGCCGGGCACCGCGTACAACGACCCGAAGCTCGGCAAGGACCCGCAGCCGGACCACATGAGCAAGTACGTGAACACCACCTCCGACAACGGTGGCGTGCACATCAACTCCGGCATCCCGAACAAGGCGTTCTACCTGCTCGCCATCGCGCTCGGGAGCAACGCCTGGGACAAGGCCGGCCGGATCTGGTACACGACGCTGTGCGACCCTCGGCTGTCGTCGACCGCGCAGTTCCTCGACTTCGCGAACCTCACGGCCGCCAACGCGAGCATGCTCTACGGCGCCAACGAGGCGCAGGCCGTCATCGACGCCTGGGAACAGGTCGGCGTGCACGCCACCTTCGCGCTGCCGAAGATCTCCGGCAACTGGGTGCTGCACTTCAGCTGGGGCGCGACCGCGAACTACGCGCAGACCGCGCTTTCGTTCAACGGCAACGGAACCTTCACCGGTTCACTGTCGGGCAAGTGGCACCAGCAGGACGGGACCGTGCTCCTGAGCTTCGACACCGGGCCTGCCAAGTACGCGGGCACGGTCGACGGCAACATCGGCTCCGGCGCGATGTCGACCTTCGCCGGGCTGGACGGCGCCTGGTACCTGTCGAAGCAGGGCACGACCGGAATCGCCCAGACCGCGCTCCCCGCGGCCGAGCCGGGTTCGATCGACGCGGCGGGCAACGCCTTCACCGGCAGCGTCCCCGTGGAGCCGCAGGCGACGGAGACCACGGCCTAAAGTGAGGGGAACACAGGGAGGTGCTCGATGCGGATCACTTTCGAGTCCGACGGCGGCTTCGCCGTGTTCCCCGCGCTGCAACGGCCGATGACGATCGACACCGCCGACCTGCCGCCGGCGGCCGCCACCGAGCTGGAGAACCTCGTGCGGGTCGCACGGGAGCAACCCCGGCCGGTGAGCGTGTCGCCGACGGCTGGCGCGGACCAGATCACCCACCTGGTCACCGTCGAGGACGACGACGGCGCGCACAGCATGCGGCTCACCGAGCCGGTCATGGACGAACCCGTCCAGGTCTTGCTCGAACGGCTCAGCGAGCTGCGGCGTAACCAGGCCTGAGCCCGGCGGCCGCGGCGAGCCCGATGACCGCGGTCGCCGGGACCAGCAACGTGATCGGGATGAACTGGGCGAGCGCGCCCGCGACGGCGAAGCCGAGGCCTTGCCAGAACATCAGGCCCGCGGTCTGCAGCGCGAGCGCGCGAGACCGCAGGTGCTCGGGCGCCACGTCGAGCAGCAAGCGGTCCAGGCCGAGGTGGTGCGCGAAGCCGAGACCAGAGCAGAACAAGATCGCCAGCGTGGCGGCGAAACCGGGACGCAGCGCGTAACCGAGCATCGGGACGAAAACCAGCGCCACGAGCCACGCGATCCGGCTGACCTGCTGCCGGGCGTCGAGTCCCCACATGCCGATGAACTCGGCGAGGATGTTGCCCAGCGGCAGCACGGCCATCATGAGCCCGAGCTGCACGGTCGAGAATCCCTGCTCGTGGGCGTACGGGTTCGCGAGCGCCTCGGGGAAGAGCGCGAGCGACGGGACCACCCAGCCGAGCAGGAGCGTGCGGCGCAACGGCGGCACCGCCAGCACGTCACGCAGCCCGCCGAGCGAATCACGCACCAGCGACCCGGTCTTCGCGCGCGGCGGTCGCTCCTTGGTCGCGAACCGCAGCAGCGCCGCGGAGAGCACGAACGCGGCGGCTTCCATCAGCAGCGCGGTCGATGCCGTCACCGCGGCGAGCAGAAGATCGCCGAGCGCCAGCCCGGCCACCTGCGCGCCCTGTGACACCAGCCGGAACAGGCTCCGGCCAGGGATGTAGGCCGGGCCCGGCAGTATCTCCGGCAAGGTCGCCGAGCGAGCGCCGGAGAACACCGGGCCGACCAGTCCGATCCCGAAGACGAGCGCGAGCAGGGCCACCACCGGCATACCCGGTATCGCCATCGTCGCCGCGAGCGCGGCGGTGGTCAGATTGCACGACACGAGCAGCCGCCGCACCGGCACCCGGTCGACGAGCGCGCCGAACAGCGTGCCCGCGAACAGATGCGGGGTGAACGCCAGCGCGAACACGAGCGTGGTGAGCAGCGGCGAGCCGGTGCGCTGGAAGACCAGCACCGAGGTGGCGAA encodes:
- a CDS encoding Cmx/CmrA family chloramphenicol efflux MFS transporter, whose amino-acid sequence is MPIALFVLGLTVFSLGTTEFMIAGLLPELSTAFGVSLPQTGMLISLFALGVVVGAPLITAATTRIPRKAALIGLLGVFIVGEVIAAAAPSYGVLMAARVVTAVAHGSFFGIGAVVAANLVEPAKRARAISVMFGGLTIATIAGVPLGTFVGQHFGWRATFLAVAILGVIDLIGVIALVPHQPRAGHIGVRQELAAFRNKKVWLALATTMLSQAALYTAYTYISPLLTDVSGFSAGLVPPLLALFGVGTFLGSVLGGRLADRSLMGTLCAGLLVLAVMLGAFSLAAHSKPAMIVTLFLFGVGSFLINPALQTRVMNETEGAPTLASTSNISAFNIGNALGPWLGGLGISAGAGFLSPSWIGAGLAVASLAVALVAVGADRASKEEVTIDARRERELVERRG
- a CDS encoding 4-oxalocrotonate tautomerase family protein — its product is MPVVNVNWWKGAGEPERRQLVSELTETVSRLAKCPPEAVTVLISDVEKDHWGIGGKLAADL
- a CDS encoding FAD-binding protein; this encodes MISVEPGDPRYDGLTSGLNQRYAAKPARVELVRSTEDVVEAVQRAVSGGQRLSVRSGGHCFEDFVFNPDVEVVVDLSAMTGVYFDTARDAYVVEAGARLADVYEELYRGWGVTVPGGICYSVGAGGHFTGGGYGLLSRTHGLTVDHLHVVEVVVVDADGTASAVLADRGSDLWWAHTGGGGGNFGVVTRFFFRPLVRPPSEVLLSSLSVPWSRLDEAGFTRLLDGYGRWHAESESGLSSLLTLNHVCNGSVGLVTQIDADEPDAAEVLDEYLRTLLGDFEPPRRLPWLQATRYLGTSSPVLNDPTLRGEHKSAYVRAPLPPEQISLAYRELTRPDVTNPNAMLVAFSYGGAIGDVASDATAVAQRDSIFKLLYQSFWSTEDEDAANIGWVRDFFRSMYASTGGVPVPDSGTDGCYVNYPDADLSSSDWNTSGVPWHTLYYKDNYPRLQAIKARWDPLNVFRHAQSIQAAGPNHCSSADSGSGPAHAT
- a CDS encoding FAD-dependent monooxygenase translates to MTQVLIVGGGPVGMLLAAELGLQGIETTVVETLTETHDEPRAGTLHARTVQSMLRRGYLPQPSDAPDEILEVPFHFAGRSILTLETPAIEGPPMVGQSQADIERFFEARARANGAEILRGHKVIGLDGTTVTTDQDKTITADYIVGTDGARSTVRKLAGIESTCTPATFAGILGLATLGEPARCPGGWTHGPTGSTLINVNPMGPSRILTHEFTDPLPERGAEVTLDDLHQATSRIVGHDVPMDQPTFLGRFSDFTRLADTYRKGNVFLAGDAAHVHAPLGGQGLNLGLQDAFNLGWKLAMVLKGAPEHLLDTYHAERRPVAAKVIANTRAQAALMRPGPEFDPLRDLVADLLSFDEPNSHLSDLITAQNVRYTPRGLVGSFLPNFPIGASTVSELLHSGRPVLLCTGETCDAVTGWKDRVDVVAHDLGQPAVLLRPDGYVAWAGPDPESALEQWFGPAA
- a CDS encoding DinB family protein — protein: MNVAEVLSDGFGRVREVARGAVADLDVDQLTWRVDGSGNSIAWLIWHLTRIQDDHLADAGGYEQLWTAEGWSSRFALPFDDSATGYGHTYEEVGQVRAEGSLLLGYLDVVHERTLKFLSGLADADLDRVVDESWDPAVTLGVRLVSVISDGLQHAGQAAFVNGLLPSRSS
- a CDS encoding YciI family protein, producing MKQYLLAVQLDETVPFGTEAEVQAMMARTGKVTEEMKSAGAWVFVGGLENSDAATVVRPGNGTTTITDGPFAETKEQLGGFWVINAEDHDQALAWAAKCATACGQAIEVRPFDDGTRRR
- a CDS encoding RNA polymerase sigma factor, yielding MDLDGVYRAEYGRCVATLTRLLGDIGLAEEAVQDAFAVAVQKWDELPPNPGAWIVTTARNRAIDRLRRESTREARHAQALLLQQADEPAEIGPVRDDQLRMIFTCCHPALSPLAQTALTLRLLGGLEVAEIARAYLVPEATISQRIVRAKKKIRDAGIPYRVPGQDELPERLASVLTVLYLVFNEGYTSTSGALVRTDLSGEAVRLARALAELMPDEPEVIGLLALLLLTEARRPARVGPSGELVVLAEQDRSLWNRELIAQGHELVRECLRRGTPGPYQLQAAINAVHTDGPATDWPQVLALYDQLLRHSPSPIVALNRAVAVAEVHGPALALATIEDLDLPGYHLLPATRADLLSRLGRSADAAAAYDEAIALVTNATERTFLEGRRAQLT
- a CDS encoding nuclear transport factor 2 family protein, with the translated sequence MENLQKLFDRYVYCGMTRDAAALADMFTSDGVLEAPLVPDGHPFPRRLSGRDAIRAGLAEYYARPAGPERKVDISKSSYTLHVTSDPDVFITEIDTAYDTDGETTFMSLAQIFRLRDGKIALMRDYFAPEHAD
- a CDS encoding M4 family metallopeptidase, which codes for MLEQIAERAPDAETRNAALRALSVDHSVRAVRMTEHFTRPRTTPATQSLTPHLQRFLYSAENKQTLPGKLIRAEGQGASGDVTVDEAYDGLGATFKLYWDIYQRNSIDNLGMDLKGTVHFGVKYNNAFWNGSQMVFGDGDGVIFNRFTIAVDVMGHELTHGVTGHQAGLVYHDQPGALNESMSDVFGSLVKQYALNQTAAQADWLIGKGLLAAGINGVALRSMKAPGTAYNDPKLGKDPQPDHMSKYVNTTSDNGGVHINSGIPNKAFYLLAIALGSNAWDKAGRIWYTTLCDPRLSSTAQFLDFANLTAANASMLYGANEAQAVIDAWEQVGVHATFALPKISGNWVLHFSWGATANYAQTALSFNGNGTFTGSLSGKWHQQDGTVLLSFDTGPAKYAGTVDGNIGSGAMSTFAGLDGAWYLSKQGTTGIAQTALPAAEPGSIDAAGNAFTGSVPVEPQATETTA
- a CDS encoding protealysin inhibitor emfourin produces the protein MRITFESDGGFAVFPALQRPMTIDTADLPPAAATELENLVRVAREQPRPVSVSPTAGADQITHLVTVEDDDGAHSMRLTEPVMDEPVQVLLERLSELRRNQA
- a CDS encoding MFS transporter, producing the protein MTRYRDALAIGEFRAVFAAHVLSMLGMIVAQFATSVLVFQRTGSPLLTTLVFALAFTPHLFAGTLFGALVDRVPVRRLLVSCNLTTAALAATMAIPGMPVVALLALVFGIGLVGPVFSGARSATLPEILPGPAYIPGRSLFRLVSQGAQVAGLALGDLLLAAVTASTALLMEAAAFVLSAALLRFATKERPPRAKTGSLVRDSLGGLRDVLAVPPLRRTLLLGWVVPSLALFPEALANPYAHEQGFSTVQLGLMMAVLPLGNILAEFIGMWGLDARQQVSRIAWLVALVFVPMLGYALRPGFAATLAILFCSGLGFAHHLGLDRLLLDVAPEHLRSRALALQTAGLMFWQGLGFAVAGALAQFIPITLLVPATAVIGLAAAAGLRPGYAAAR